From the genome of Blautia pseudococcoides, one region includes:
- a CDS encoding NYN domain-containing protein, which produces MEDKYALLIDADNVSAKYIKPILDELSKYGNVTYKRIYGDWTSTYNSSWKDVLLENSITPIQQFSYTHGKNATDSAMIIDAMDMLYTSELEGFCLVSSDSDFTKLASRLRESGKNVIGMGEDKTPSSFRKACDIFTVLELLLEDNAIEKEEKPAIHAMEKCTKQNNAEVVSKTEIEEAVVKIITENQNNDKITGLGEVGSRLVKLYPDFDVRRYGYSLLSKFLESFPKLKLRQEGTQVSVTLYEDKSKKEMLEEYVIQLVRNAGRQGVPLGTLSNKIRNRFGDFKVRDYGFSQFKQYIQSFPEIHIREEGEQNWAVYDV; this is translated from the coding sequence ATGGAAGATAAATACGCACTGCTGATCGACGCAGATAATGTCTCAGCCAAATACATCAAGCCTATTCTGGATGAACTCTCCAAATACGGAAACGTAACATACAAGAGAATATACGGTGACTGGACCAGCACTTATAATTCCAGTTGGAAGGATGTTCTGCTGGAGAATTCCATCACACCCATTCAGCAGTTCAGCTATACACACGGAAAAAATGCCACGGACTCTGCCATGATCATAGATGCCATGGACATGCTGTATACAAGTGAACTGGAGGGTTTTTGTCTTGTTTCCAGTGACAGTGATTTTACAAAACTGGCCAGCCGCCTGCGGGAAAGCGGCAAAAATGTCATCGGTATGGGGGAGGACAAGACACCATCCTCCTTCAGGAAGGCCTGTGATATTTTTACGGTACTGGAACTGCTGCTTGAGGATAACGCCATAGAAAAAGAGGAAAAGCCTGCCATCCATGCAATGGAAAAATGTACGAAGCAAAACAATGCCGAGGTGGTTTCCAAGACGGAAATCGAGGAAGCTGTGGTGAAGATCATTACCGAGAATCAGAATAATGATAAGATCACAGGCCTGGGAGAAGTTGGCAGCCGTCTGGTCAAGCTATATCCTGATTTTGATGTGAGACGTTACGGATACAGTCTCTTGTCAAAATTTTTAGAATCTTTCCCCAAATTAAAACTGCGGCAGGAGGGGACCCAGGTGTCTGTCACGCTATACGAGGACAAGAGTAAAAAAGAAATGCTGGAAGAATATGTGATCCAGCTTGTCAGAAACGCAGGCCGGCAGGGTGTACCACTGGGAACTCTCAGCAACAAAATCCGGAACCGTTTCGGAGACTTTAAGGTGCGGGATTACGGTTTTTCACAGTTTAAGCAGTATATACAGAGTTTTCCGGAAATACATATCCGGGAGGAGGGGGAACAGAACTGGGCCGTTTACGACGTATAG
- a CDS encoding L-2-amino-thiazoline-4-carboxylic acid hydrolase encodes MTENCVFNEKVHGFLIGLFYQQLKAAEGPAGEECFIKAVQRTAEQRGHRMALRAMRHKRPLDYNTYMAYGEIYATIPGKMEMAGEYPDAEIRVYTCAWHDIFKEMGLEACGLVYCREIDKGIVRGFNPDLLFEQKSVLHNAPCCRLVFRNAALDNSVLVSKEAKKDWDYHCGHYYKTFGEYIRTVFLDGENIIKRVDEKFADRYGADFLNTLHRYLETDFDLIKETCSRQSTEHETIGNANL; translated from the coding sequence ATGACAGAAAACTGTGTTTTTAATGAAAAGGTACATGGGTTTTTGATTGGGCTGTTTTATCAGCAGTTGAAAGCCGCAGAAGGTCCGGCAGGAGAGGAATGTTTTATAAAAGCTGTCCAGAGAACAGCGGAACAGCGGGGACATCGCATGGCTTTAAGGGCAATGCGCCACAAAAGGCCTTTAGACTATAATACATATATGGCATACGGGGAGATATATGCCACTATTCCAGGCAAAATGGAAATGGCCGGGGAATATCCCGACGCAGAGATACGGGTTTATACCTGCGCATGGCATGACATTTTTAAAGAGATGGGACTTGAGGCGTGCGGTCTGGTATACTGCAGGGAGATAGACAAGGGGATTGTCAGAGGATTTAATCCGGACCTGCTGTTTGAACAGAAAAGCGTGCTTCACAATGCGCCATGCTGCCGGCTTGTATTCCGAAACGCTGCGCTTGATAACAGCGTGTTGGTCTCCAAAGAAGCGAAAAAGGACTGGGATTACCACTGCGGTCATTATTACAAAACCTTTGGGGAATACATACGGACCGTTTTTTTAGATGGGGAAAATATCATAAAGAGAGTAGACGAAAAATTTGCAGACAGATACGGGGCAGATTTTCTGAACACCCTGCACAGATATCTGGAAACAGATTTTGACCTTATCAAGGAAACTTGCAGCCGCCAATCCACAGAGCATGAGACGATAGGAAATGCAAATCTTTGA
- a CDS encoding nitroreductase family protein, whose product MEFSELAKKRYSVRSYNGKKVEKEKLEKILEAAHVAPTAANLQPVRLLVIQQEEGLEKLSKAANIYHAPLAIVVCADHDKAWVRPFDKKQTCDIDASILTDHMMLQASELGLGSVWICYFKPDILREEFCIPKNLEPVNILAVGYSKETPQSPDRHEETRIAVKNLALFEHF is encoded by the coding sequence ATGGAATTTTCAGAACTGGCAAAAAAGAGGTACTCTGTCCGCTCTTATAACGGAAAGAAGGTGGAGAAAGAAAAATTAGAAAAAATACTGGAAGCCGCCCACGTGGCTCCTACAGCCGCAAATCTGCAGCCTGTCCGCCTGTTGGTGATACAGCAGGAGGAAGGACTTGAAAAATTGTCAAAGGCGGCAAATATTTACCATGCACCCCTTGCCATAGTGGTATGTGCGGATCATGATAAAGCATGGGTTCGGCCTTTTGATAAAAAGCAGACTTGCGATATTGATGCGTCCATCCTTACAGACCACATGATGCTTCAGGCGTCTGAACTGGGCCTTGGAAGTGTTTGGATCTGTTATTTTAAACCCGATATCTTAAGGGAAGAATTCTGCATTCCAAAAAATCTGGAACCAGTTAATATACTTGCAGTGGGTTATAGTAAGGAAACGCCCCAGTCACCGGACCGGCATGAGGAAACACGCATAGCGGTTAAAAACCTGGCCTTATTTGAACATTTTTAA
- a CDS encoding winged helix-turn-helix transcriptional regulator, with amino-acid sequence MKTCSSSYTCPVEATIHLIGGKYKAVILWHLRNQVLRFSELHRLVPKATTKMLTQQLRELESDGLISRTVYPVVPPKTEYALTEFGQTLLPVLESLCDWGTIYLEKISDADCSF; translated from the coding sequence ATGAAAACATGCAGCAGTTCTTATACCTGTCCTGTGGAAGCTACCATTCATCTGATCGGAGGAAAATATAAGGCGGTCATCCTCTGGCATCTGAGAAATCAGGTGCTTAGATTCAGTGAACTCCATCGGCTTGTCCCCAAAGCTACAACCAAGATGCTGACACAGCAGTTAAGGGAATTGGAGAGCGACGGTCTGATCAGCCGCACGGTATATCCGGTTGTCCCTCCCAAAACAGAGTACGCCCTTACCGAATTCGGCCAAACCCTGCTTCCTGTATTGGAATCCTTGTGCGACTGGGGAACCATATATCTGGAAAAAATAAGTGATGCTGACTGTTCCTTCTAA
- a CDS encoding tyrosine-type recombinase/integrase, with protein MQKENTFTMKTELIEEFSYHLYSQEKTGSTIRKYSTDLKTFLKYLGPDRQVSRIRLLEYKEWLRQKYAVSSTNSMLAAVNCFLDYMCFPELKVKSYKVQKRMFLDSEKEMTKKEYRRLVETARKKEKNQLALILEAICATGVRVSELKYLTVKNLQYGRLEVCNKGKTRIVLIPESLRKKLLCYAGKQGIKTGPVFVTRNGKPKDRSNIWTEMKVLAEQAGIKPKKVFPHNLRHLFARSFYKATNNLAALADVLGHSSLEVTRIYTADTLKKFQGMIEQLDLIVP; from the coding sequence ATGCAGAAAGAAAATACGTTTACCATGAAGACAGAACTGATCGAGGAATTTTCTTATCATTTATACAGCCAGGAAAAGACAGGGTCAACCATCAGAAAATATTCCACGGACTTAAAGACCTTTTTAAAATATCTGGGGCCTGACAGACAAGTCAGCAGAATACGTCTTCTGGAGTACAAAGAATGGTTGAGGCAGAAGTATGCAGTAAGCAGTACCAATTCCATGCTGGCTGCAGTCAACTGCTTTTTAGATTACATGTGTTTTCCGGAGTTAAAAGTAAAGAGCTATAAAGTGCAGAAACGGATGTTTCTGGATTCAGAAAAAGAAATGACAAAGAAAGAATACCGGAGACTGGTAGAGACGGCAAGAAAGAAGGAGAAGAACCAGCTTGCCCTCATACTGGAGGCCATCTGTGCCACGGGTGTCAGGGTCAGTGAACTGAAATATCTGACCGTAAAAAATCTTCAATACGGCCGTCTGGAAGTCTGTAATAAGGGAAAAACACGAATTGTCCTGATACCAGAGAGTCTGCGGAAAAAATTATTGTGCTATGCGGGAAAACAGGGGATCAAAACAGGTCCTGTCTTTGTCACCAGAAACGGAAAACCAAAGGACAGAAGTAACATATGGACAGAAATGAAAGTATTGGCAGAGCAGGCAGGGATTAAACCGAAAAAAGTTTTTCCGCACAATCTGCGTCATCTCTTTGCCCGCTCTTTTTATAAGGCAACAAATAATCTTGCCGCACTGGCAGACGTTCTGGGACACAGCAGTCTTGAAGTGACACGGATTTACACAGCAGATACGCTGAAGAAATTTCAGGGAATGATAGAACAACTGGATTTGATCGTACCATAA
- a CDS encoding pyridoxamine 5'-phosphate oxidase family protein codes for MKFSLDKSISYEDAVGRMFEMLGNSKIMALASSLNDYVMVRNVSCLFYDDKIYFKTDKNFRKTKQLLENPKVAMCWSGVQVEGTAHNKGLVAEEPGHRFEEGYKKYLWESYNKYSHEDTEILIEVSPKYVEIWDTSEDGYAYQLFIDFDKKSVEVIPYDKK; via the coding sequence ATGAAATTTTCACTGGACAAATCCATCAGTTATGAGGACGCTGTGGGGCGTATGTTTGAGATGCTGGGGAACAGCAAGATCATGGCACTGGCATCCAGTCTCAATGACTATGTAATGGTCAGAAATGTGAGCTGTCTCTTTTATGATGACAAGATTTATTTTAAAACGGACAAAAATTTCAGAAAAACAAAACAGCTTTTGGAAAATCCCAAAGTAGCCATGTGCTGGAGCGGCGTTCAGGTAGAAGGAACCGCCCACAATAAAGGACTTGTTGCGGAGGAGCCGGGACACCGGTTTGAGGAGGGATACAAAAAGTATCTGTGGGAGAGCTATAACAAATACAGCCATGAGGATACAGAAATCCTTATTGAGGTTTCACCAAAATATGTGGAAATCTGGGATACCAGTGAGGATGGGTATGCATATCAGCTTTTTATTGATTTTGACAAAAAATCTGTGGAAGTGATACCTTACGATAAAAAATGA
- a CDS encoding ECF transporter S component, with protein sequence MNQTQETTNAAFDNGVRAQAGTKMRAKKIAFVGLMGAVSAVLMLFRFPLPFMPPFMSFDLSGLMEMLGGFMFGPGAALMIIVVKILLQLVMQGSFSLGTGEIQNFILSCCYVMPALLIYHRHKTKKTALAGMGVSTVLVGIVAVFTNLYLIIPFYMRLFGMTMDEIISLCSAVNPAMKNAFSMAVLGILPFNLIKYGVTSVLTFLLYKRLSKVIKSIVEK encoded by the coding sequence ATGAACCAGACACAAGAAACAACCAATGCAGCTTTTGACAATGGAGTGAGGGCTCAGGCCGGTACGAAAATGCGGGCAAAGAAAATAGCCTTTGTAGGCCTGATGGGGGCAGTTAGTGCTGTTCTTATGCTTTTCAGGTTTCCGCTGCCTTTCATGCCGCCTTTTATGTCCTTTGACTTATCCGGTCTGATGGAGATGCTGGGAGGGTTTATGTTCGGTCCCGGTGCTGCACTTATGATCATTGTGGTCAAAATACTGCTGCAGCTTGTCATGCAGGGCAGCTTCTCTCTGGGAACGGGAGAGATACAGAATTTTATTTTGAGCTGCTGTTATGTTATGCCTGCACTGCTGATCTACCACAGACACAAGACGAAGAAGACGGCATTGGCAGGTATGGGGGTCAGCACGGTACTGGTTGGCATTGTGGCTGTTTTTACGAACCTGTATCTGATCATTCCCTTTTATATGCGGTTGTTTGGTATGACTATGGATGAAATCATTTCACTGTGCAGCGCAGTAAACCCAGCTATGAAAAATGCCTTTTCCATGGCAGTTTTAGGAATCCTGCCGTTTAATCTGATCAAATACGGAGTGACGTCAGTCCTGACATTTCTGCTATATAAAAGGCTGAGCAAAGTAATTAAAAGTATTGTAGAAAAATAA
- a CDS encoding alpha/beta fold hydrolase — protein MLHEVSFSSYNKRDQVQGWIYVPAARPKGIVQIIHGFGEHSRRYLHMIVKFMDAGYIVAADDHVGHGKTAMVSGVWGDWGDTGFHTMMEDEHTLRELVCEKYPGLPYFIFGHSMGSFIARDFAANYGNDLAGVTICGTTGIFRGADKAAALLKKAIDHGLGNDFDPEFTGSLMGWMCERCDDVTIGNEWICSDPYVQRDHAEDPFDSFTRPTSNRSLYDFTQMMMAIEGVQWAEKVPVSLPFYNIGGDQDPVGEYGKGIYEVSNWLCETGHDVITKVYSGYRHEIHNYSEIKDEVEAGIIAFMDGIISI, from the coding sequence ATGCTGCATGAAGTAAGTTTTTCATCTTACAACAAACGCGACCAGGTACAGGGGTGGATTTATGTACCCGCCGCAAGACCGAAAGGGATCGTACAGATTATCCATGGTTTCGGCGAGCATTCCAGACGATATCTGCATATGATCGTCAAATTCATGGATGCAGGTTACATTGTAGCTGCTGATGACCATGTGGGGCACGGAAAAACAGCCATGGTCAGCGGTGTATGGGGAGATTGGGGGGATACAGGATTCCACACTATGATGGAAGATGAACACACCCTCAGAGAACTGGTCTGCGAAAAATATCCGGGCCTTCCCTATTTTATCTTCGGTCACAGTATGGGTTCTTTCATTGCCAGAGATTTTGCGGCGAATTATGGAAACGACCTGGCAGGTGTTACAATCTGCGGCACCACAGGAATCTTTCGGGGAGCAGACAAAGCTGCTGCGCTCTTAAAGAAAGCAATCGACCACGGGCTGGGAAATGATTTTGATCCGGAATTCACAGGTTCCCTGATGGGATGGATGTGTGAGCGCTGTGATGATGTTACCATCGGAAATGAATGGATCTGTTCCGACCCATATGTACAGCGTGACCATGCGGAAGATCCTTTCGACTCTTTTACCAGACCTACCAGCAATCGTTCTTTATATGATTTCACTCAGATGATGATGGCAATTGAAGGCGTGCAGTGGGCTGAAAAGGTTCCCGTATCCCTGCCATTTTACAATATAGGCGGTGATCAGGACCCTGTGGGGGAATACGGAAAGGGCATCTATGAAGTCTCAAACTGGCTGTGTGAAACCGGGCATGATGTGATCACCAAAGTCTACTCCGGCTACCGCCACGAGATACATAATTACAGTGAAATCAAGGACGAAGTCGAGGCCGGCATAATTGCATTTATGGATGGAATCATCAGCATTTGA
- a CDS encoding radical SAM protein produces the protein MHYTGTIWRPPYEASSLLLEVTAGCTHHRCKFCTLYEELPFKFRMSPLADIEEDLMELKEQSELWPDHHGRRVFLTGANPFVLKYGRLMEIASLIHRYHPAIETIGCFARVTDVTAKTDKELSNLRQAGYDGITIGIETGDDEALIFMDKGYLASDIIQQCSRLDKAGISYNFFYLTSISGAGRGEIGAKATAEVCNQLHPVRIGANMLTVYPESGLYQEIQKGNWKEEGELERYMELRTLVKNLKIPVYFGALGASNAFQLQGILPRDKEKLLYTLDQIIETVSEEELQRYRRNLPHL, from the coding sequence ATGCATTATACAGGAACCATCTGGAGGCCGCCTTATGAGGCGTCTTCCCTTTTACTTGAAGTTACGGCAGGATGTACTCATCACAGGTGTAAGTTCTGTACACTATATGAAGAGCTTCCCTTCAAATTCCGCATGTCCCCTTTGGCAGATATAGAAGAGGATTTAATGGAATTGAAAGAACAGTCAGAGTTATGGCCGGATCATCATGGGAGACGGGTCTTTTTGACTGGAGCCAATCCATTTGTTTTGAAATATGGCAGGCTGATGGAGATTGCTTCCCTGATTCACAGGTATCATCCCGCCATCGAAACGATAGGCTGTTTTGCCAGAGTTACAGATGTTACTGCAAAAACAGATAAAGAACTATCAAATCTTCGGCAGGCAGGTTATGACGGGATTACCATTGGAATTGAAACCGGAGACGATGAGGCGCTTATTTTTATGGATAAAGGTTATTTAGCTTCTGATATTATTCAGCAGTGCAGCCGTCTGGATAAGGCAGGCATATCTTACAACTTCTTTTATCTTACCAGTATATCAGGAGCCGGGCGGGGGGAAATTGGGGCAAAGGCGACTGCAGAGGTGTGCAATCAACTTCATCCGGTACGGATTGGAGCTAATATGCTTACCGTTTATCCCGAGTCCGGACTTTATCAGGAGATTCAGAAGGGTAATTGGAAAGAGGAGGGAGAGCTGGAAAGATACATGGAACTGCGGACGCTTGTAAAAAATCTCAAAATACCGGTCTATTTTGGTGCATTGGGGGCATCTAATGCATTTCAGTTACAGGGTATTTTGCCACGGGATAAAGAGAAACTGCTTTATACATTGGATCAGATAATAGAGACGGTAAGTGAAGAAGAACTGCAGAGATACCGCAGAAATCTGCCGCATCTGTAA
- a CDS encoding winged helix-turn-helix transcriptional regulator, whose translation MSENKFSSEENIARCIPMGKLQSVIGGKWKILILWYIYFYKVQRFGELRRRLDGITQSTLTKQLRELEEDGFLHREVYKEIPPKVEYALTALGESFIPVLQTMMAWSERFLCPEYKNPYK comes from the coding sequence ATGTCTGAAAATAAATTCAGCAGTGAAGAAAACATTGCACGTTGCATTCCTATGGGTAAGCTGCAATCTGTTATTGGAGGGAAATGGAAAATACTGATTCTATGGTATATATACTTCTATAAAGTACAGCGTTTTGGTGAACTGCGCCGCCGGCTTGACGGCATCACCCAGTCCACTCTCACAAAACAGCTCCGGGAACTTGAAGAGGATGGTTTTCTGCACCGGGAAGTCTATAAGGAAATCCCTCCAAAAGTGGAGTATGCATTGACAGCACTCGGTGAAAGTTTTATCCCTGTACTCCAGACCATGATGGCATGGAGCGAACGGTTTCTATGTCCTGAATATAAAAATCCTTATAAATAG